In the genome of Bradyrhizobium sp. CIAT3101, one region contains:
- a CDS encoding PepSY domain-containing protein, whose protein sequence is MSTTGRRVYGLLAIALTGLLVAAPARAIVSAGSTPTALHDETDGDAAADRQAVSREIERFRSSSISIGQAMAIAEARHAGATTADISFDGGSGVPVYRVKTLHNDRIWRHTINAATGELMGGEAALPLTELDHDDRSNLAALGIIKHRLADAVRVAEQAASGKAISGGLVRERGRLNFAIVVISGDDLKEVILEPPGARGK, encoded by the coding sequence ATGAGCACGACAGGACGACGGGTGTACGGTTTGCTGGCGATTGCCCTGACGGGGCTGCTCGTCGCAGCGCCGGCCCGCGCGATCGTCTCGGCGGGCTCTACACCCACCGCCCTCCACGACGAGACAGATGGGGACGCCGCAGCGGACCGCCAGGCCGTCAGCCGCGAGATCGAACGTTTCCGCAGCTCGTCGATCTCAATCGGCCAGGCCATGGCGATTGCGGAAGCCCGACATGCCGGCGCCACGACCGCGGACATCAGCTTCGACGGCGGCTCGGGCGTACCGGTGTACCGGGTCAAGACCCTGCACAACGACCGGATCTGGCGGCACACCATCAATGCCGCGACCGGCGAGCTCATGGGCGGCGAAGCCGCCCTGCCCCTGACCGAGCTGGACCACGACGATCGCAGCAATCTCGCAGCGCTCGGCATCATCAAGCATCGCCTGGCCGATGCGGTCCGCGTCGCCGAGCAGGCAGCGTCCGGCAAGGCCATCAGCGGCGGGCTGGTGCGCGAACGCGGCCGGCTCAATTTCGCAATCGTCGTCATCAGCGGCGACGACCTCAAGGAGGTCATCCTCGAGCCACCGGGCGCCCGGGGCAAATAG
- the coaD gene encoding pantetheine-phosphate adenylyltransferase, giving the protein MPRIAFYPGSFDPITNGHLDVVRNSVPLCDRLVVAIGVHPGKKPLFSTEERLKMLHDVCGPVAAQAGCTLEAVTYDDLAVTAARKFGATIMIRGLRDGTDLDYEMQLAGMNGAMAPDVQTVFLPASPLVRPITGTLVRQIAAMGGDVSTFVPPLVASQLKAKFAG; this is encoded by the coding sequence ATGCCGCGCATCGCCTTCTATCCGGGTTCCTTCGACCCCATCACCAACGGCCATCTGGACGTGGTCCGGAACAGTGTCCCGCTGTGCGACCGGCTGGTGGTCGCAATCGGGGTCCATCCCGGCAAGAAGCCGCTGTTCTCGACCGAGGAGCGGCTCAAGATGCTCCACGACGTCTGCGGGCCGGTAGCGGCCCAGGCCGGCTGTACGCTCGAGGCCGTGACCTATGACGATCTCGCAGTCACCGCAGCGCGCAAATTCGGTGCGACCATCATGATTCGAGGCCTGCGTGACGGCACCGACCTCGACTACGAGATGCAGCTCGCCGGCATGAACGGCGCCATGGCGCCCGACGTGCAAACCGTCTTCCTGCCGGCGTCCCCTTTGGTCCGCCCGATTACCGGCACATTGGTGCGCCAGATCGCCGCCATGGGCGGAGACGTCTCGACCTTCGTCCCGCCGCTCGTTGCATCCCAGCTCAAGGCAAAATTCGCCGGATAA
- a CDS encoding TetR/AcrR family transcriptional regulator, whose amino-acid sequence MGLAATRTRTAAPRREASKSRGGRPTKSAAIERDQRLIEVATRLFLDRGFDATSLDAVAEAARVSKPTVYSRYGDKRGLFAAVLRREIARWLAPLSAAAETQLGNSSDISVEQRLIEIGREMLNFTCGPDAVAFSRMMTSQAINFPDIAKLGKEEGWLKAVATTARFFDHLVTQGALDVDDTTIAAEVFLDVVVGHTHRMATFGTPMELKAAEKRMRAAIKLFLAGAIGPADRIQGAPKAAQRRRPSR is encoded by the coding sequence ATGGGATTGGCTGCGACCAGGACAAGAACGGCTGCACCACGCCGCGAGGCCTCGAAATCGCGTGGCGGCCGGCCGACCAAGAGTGCAGCGATCGAGCGCGACCAGCGGCTGATCGAGGTTGCCACCCGCCTGTTCCTCGATCGCGGTTTCGATGCGACCTCGCTCGACGCGGTGGCGGAAGCAGCCCGCGTCAGCAAGCCCACCGTCTATTCCCGCTACGGCGACAAGCGCGGCCTGTTCGCCGCCGTGCTGAGGCGCGAGATCGCCCGCTGGCTTGCGCCGCTGTCGGCCGCCGCCGAGACGCAACTCGGCAACTCCTCCGACATCTCGGTCGAACAGCGGCTGATCGAGATCGGGCGCGAAATGCTCAATTTCACCTGCGGACCCGATGCCGTCGCCTTCAGCCGCATGATGACTTCGCAGGCCATCAATTTCCCCGACATCGCCAAGCTCGGCAAGGAAGAAGGCTGGCTGAAGGCCGTCGCCACCACCGCGCGCTTCTTCGACCATCTGGTGACGCAAGGCGCGCTCGATGTCGACGACACCACGATCGCGGCTGAGGTGTTCCTCGACGTCGTCGTCGGCCACACCCACCGCATGGCGACGTTCGGCACGCCGATGGAACTCAAGGCGGCCGAGAAGCGGATGCGCGCGGCGATCAAGCTGTTCCTGGCCGGCGCGATCGGTCCCGCAGACCGCATCCAGGGCGCCCCAAAAGCCGCCCAACGGCGTCGCCCCTCCCGCTGA
- a CDS encoding KUP/HAK/KT family potassium transporter, whose product MTMGALGVVYGDIGTSPLYALKEAAKAAAHGGTVTPEAVLGVASLILWALLLIISLKYALLILRADNRGEGGIVALLALLHARHAQPGTWRAHLLVVGLIGAALLYGDGAITPAISVLSAIEGLKVDAPSLAPAVVPITIVILVGLFMMQKQGTGFIGRIFGPVMLAWFFVLAALGIHGIVKAPGVLAALSPLYAFEFLIHQDFHVSFAILGAAFLAVTGGEAMYADMGHFGRLPIRLAWFAICLPALVLNYFGQAALLITDPGMIENPFFQLCPDFLHYGLVAFSAVATVIASQAIISGVFSLTQQSIQLGFLPRMQIRHTTSDAIGQIYVPLVNWLLAAATLGAVVSFGTSDALAGAYGIAVSLLMAITTLLAALVAIQWGYSPLLVVAVNGFFFVIDVIFFSANSIKLFEGGWFPLLLAAFVAFLMLTWRSGVKLVEAARGKLRQPEEDLIETAVNKCSARLPGTAVFLASAAKGVPLALTQFVKHNHVLHERIILVTVLIEEVPHVPDEARAEVIEIIAGITRVVLHYGFMQNPTIYEGLTLACRQGKLPGIDLSDITYYVGRETIIPSEDIPGMWVWREGLFAFLQRNAERSAAFFGVPTKQVVEFGTELEI is encoded by the coding sequence ATGACCATGGGCGCCCTCGGGGTGGTCTATGGCGATATCGGCACCAGCCCCCTCTACGCCCTGAAGGAAGCCGCCAAGGCGGCCGCGCATGGCGGCACAGTGACCCCCGAGGCTGTCCTGGGCGTTGCCTCGCTGATCCTGTGGGCGCTGCTGCTGATCATCTCGCTGAAATATGCGCTGCTGATCCTGCGCGCGGACAACCGCGGCGAAGGCGGCATCGTCGCGCTGCTGGCGCTGCTGCATGCCCGTCACGCCCAGCCAGGCACCTGGCGCGCCCATCTCCTGGTGGTCGGCCTGATCGGCGCTGCGTTGCTCTATGGCGACGGCGCGATCACGCCGGCGATCTCGGTGCTCTCGGCCATCGAAGGCCTCAAAGTCGACGCCCCCTCGCTCGCGCCGGCGGTGGTGCCGATCACCATCGTCATCCTGGTCGGCCTGTTCATGATGCAGAAGCAGGGCACCGGCTTCATCGGCCGCATCTTCGGACCGGTGATGCTGGCCTGGTTCTTCGTGCTCGCCGCGCTCGGCATCCACGGCATCGTCAAGGCGCCGGGAGTGCTGGCGGCACTGAGCCCGCTCTATGCCTTCGAGTTCCTGATCCACCAGGATTTCCACGTCTCCTTCGCGATCCTCGGTGCCGCTTTCCTCGCCGTGACCGGCGGTGAGGCGATGTATGCCGACATGGGGCATTTCGGGCGCCTGCCGATCCGGCTTGCGTGGTTCGCGATCTGCCTGCCGGCGCTGGTGCTGAATTATTTCGGCCAGGCTGCGCTCCTGATCACCGATCCCGGCATGATCGAGAATCCGTTCTTCCAGCTCTGCCCGGACTTCCTGCATTACGGGTTGGTCGCGTTCTCGGCCGTTGCGACCGTGATCGCGTCACAGGCGATCATCTCCGGCGTGTTCTCGCTGACCCAGCAGTCGATCCAGCTCGGCTTCCTGCCGCGCATGCAGATCCGCCACACCACCAGCGATGCGATCGGCCAGATCTACGTGCCACTGGTGAACTGGCTGCTCGCCGCCGCAACGCTCGGCGCGGTGGTCAGCTTCGGCACGTCGGACGCGCTGGCCGGCGCCTACGGTATCGCGGTCTCGCTGCTGATGGCGATCACCACCCTGCTCGCGGCACTGGTTGCGATCCAGTGGGGCTATTCGCCGTTGCTCGTCGTGGCCGTGAACGGCTTCTTCTTCGTGATCGACGTGATCTTCTTCTCGGCCAATTCGATCAAGCTGTTCGAGGGCGGCTGGTTTCCGCTGCTGCTCGCCGCCTTCGTCGCCTTCCTGATGCTGACCTGGCGCAGTGGCGTGAAACTGGTCGAAGCTGCGCGCGGAAAACTGCGCCAGCCCGAGGAAGACCTGATCGAGACCGCGGTCAACAAATGCAGCGCACGTCTCCCCGGCACCGCCGTGTTCCTGGCATCGGCGGCGAAAGGCGTGCCGCTGGCGCTGACGCAGTTCGTCAAGCACAACCACGTGCTGCATGAGCGCATCATCCTCGTCACCGTGCTGATCGAAGAGGTGCCGCACGTCCCCGACGAAGCGCGCGCCGAGGTGATCGAGATCATCGCCGGCATCACCCGCGTCGTGCTGCATTACGGCTTCATGCAGAACCCGACGATCTATGAGGGCCTGACGCTCGCCTGCCGCCAGGGCAAGCTGCCCGGCATCGACCTCTCCGACATCACCTATTATGTCGGCCGCGAGACCATCATTCCGAGCGAGGACATTCCGGGCATGTGGGTCTGGCGCGAAGGCCTGTTCGCCTTCCTCCAGCGCAACGCCGAGCGCTCAGCGGCGTTCTTCGGCGTGCCGACCAAGCAGGTCGTGGAGTTCGGCACGGAGCTGGAGATCTAG
- the gyrA gene encoding DNA gyrase subunit A gives MADDDNKPGDQPAQPSDIRPVSIFEEMKKSYLDYAMSVIVARALPDARDGLKPVHRRILYSMNEQGHTPDKKYVKSARVVGDVIGKYHPHGDQSIYDAMVRMAQDFSMRVPLIDGQGNFGSVDGDPPAAYRYTEARLTKAALALLADIDKDTVDFQPNYDNNETEPSVLPAKFPNLLVNGAGGIAVGMATNIPPHNLGEVIDACVALIDNPALTIDELINIVPGPDFPTGGVILGRQGIRSAYHLGRGSIVMRGKVAIETIRKEREALIVTEIPYQVNKATMVERIAELVKEKKIEGIGDLRDESDRDGYRVVIELKRDAVPDVVLNQLYRFTPLQTSFGVNMVALDSGRPRIMHLKDLLAIFVDFRERVVTRRTKYLLAKARDRAHILVGLAIAVANIDEMIRVIRTSPDPTTARDTLMSRDWPARDVEDMLTLIDDPRHRISEDGTIRLSMEQARAILDLRLQRLTALGRDEIRDELDKLAGEIADYLDILRSRERVLTIIKTELAEVKAEFATPRKTLIMEQEGEVEDEDLIQREDMVVTVSHAGYVKRVPLSAYRAQRRGGKGRSGMQTRDEDFVSRLFVASTHTPVLFFSSRGQVYKEKVWRLPMAAPNARGKAMINILPLEQGERITTIMPLPEDESTWGQLDVMFATTGGNVRRNKLSDFVDVRRSGIIAMKLDEGEAIVDVQICTERDDVLLTGAGGQCIRFPVPDVRVFTGRTSMGVRGIALGEGDKVISLAILRHVETTSDERSAYLKMRRAVAGEAASEEAPADAEAEETSGSFQLAQERYAEMSAAEQVVLTVSINGYGKRTSSYEYRTTGRGGKGIVAMSVNNRNGNLVASFPVEDADQIMLVTDKGQLIRCPVEGIRVAGRSTQGVIVFDTAEDEHVVSVEHITEEAENGNGANGEPNGE, from the coding sequence TTGGCTGACGACGACAACAAGCCCGGCGACCAGCCGGCGCAACCCTCGGATATTCGCCCCGTCTCCATCTTCGAGGAGATGAAGAAGTCCTATCTCGACTACGCCATGAGCGTGATCGTGGCGCGTGCGTTGCCAGATGCCCGCGACGGTCTGAAGCCGGTGCATCGCCGCATCCTGTACTCGATGAACGAGCAGGGGCACACGCCCGACAAGAAGTACGTCAAATCCGCCCGCGTGGTCGGTGACGTCATCGGTAAGTATCACCCGCACGGCGACCAGTCGATTTACGACGCCATGGTCCGCATGGCGCAGGACTTCTCGATGCGCGTACCGCTGATCGATGGTCAGGGCAATTTCGGCTCGGTCGATGGCGATCCCCCGGCCGCCTATCGTTACACCGAAGCGCGGCTCACGAAGGCGGCGCTCGCCCTGCTGGCCGACATCGACAAGGACACCGTCGACTTCCAGCCGAACTACGACAACAACGAGACCGAGCCGTCGGTCCTTCCGGCCAAGTTCCCGAACCTGCTCGTTAACGGCGCCGGCGGCATCGCGGTCGGCATGGCGACCAACATCCCGCCGCATAATCTTGGCGAGGTCATCGATGCCTGCGTCGCGCTGATCGACAACCCCGCGCTGACCATCGACGAGCTCATCAACATCGTGCCGGGACCGGATTTCCCGACCGGCGGCGTCATCCTCGGACGGCAGGGCATCCGCTCGGCCTACCACCTTGGCCGCGGCTCGATCGTCATGCGTGGCAAGGTCGCCATCGAGACCATCCGCAAGGAGCGAGAGGCGCTCATCGTCACGGAGATTCCCTACCAGGTAAACAAGGCGACGATGGTCGAGCGCATCGCCGAGCTGGTCAAGGAAAAGAAGATCGAAGGCATCGGCGACCTGCGCGATGAATCCGACCGCGATGGCTACCGCGTCGTCATCGAATTGAAGCGCGACGCCGTGCCGGATGTGGTGCTGAACCAGTTGTACAGATTCACGCCGCTGCAGACGAGCTTCGGCGTCAACATGGTGGCGCTCGACAGCGGCCGTCCGCGGATCATGCATCTGAAGGACCTGCTGGCGATCTTCGTCGACTTCCGCGAGCGGGTCGTCACGCGCCGCACCAAGTACCTGCTCGCCAAGGCGCGCGATCGCGCGCATATTTTGGTCGGTCTGGCGATCGCAGTTGCCAATATTGACGAGATGATCCGTGTCATCCGCACGTCACCCGACCCGACCACCGCGCGCGACACCCTGATGTCGCGCGACTGGCCGGCCCGCGATGTCGAGGACATGCTGACGCTGATCGACGATCCCCGCCACCGCATCAGCGAGGATGGGACGATCCGGCTGTCGATGGAACAGGCGAGGGCCATTCTGGACCTGCGGCTTCAACGGCTTACCGCACTCGGCCGTGACGAAATCCGCGATGAGCTCGACAAGCTTGCCGGCGAGATCGCCGATTATCTCGACATTCTGCGCTCGCGCGAGCGCGTGCTGACCATCATCAAGACCGAGCTCGCCGAGGTGAAGGCCGAGTTCGCCACGCCGCGCAAGACGTTGATCATGGAGCAGGAAGGCGAGGTCGAGGACGAGGACCTGATCCAGCGCGAGGACATGGTCGTTACCGTCTCGCACGCGGGTTACGTCAAGCGCGTGCCGCTGTCGGCCTATCGCGCCCAGCGCCGCGGCGGCAAAGGCCGCTCCGGCATGCAGACCCGTGACGAGGATTTCGTCAGCCGGCTCTTTGTCGCATCGACGCATACTCCGGTGCTGTTCTTCTCGTCCCGCGGCCAGGTCTACAAGGAAAAGGTCTGGCGGCTGCCGATGGCGGCGCCGAACGCGCGCGGCAAGGCGATGATCAACATCCTGCCGCTGGAGCAGGGCGAGCGCATCACCACCATCATGCCGCTGCCCGAGGATGAATCGACTTGGGGCCAGCTCGACGTGATGTTCGCCACGACAGGCGGCAACGTCCGGCGCAACAAGCTGTCCGACTTCGTCGACGTCCGCCGCTCCGGCATCATCGCCATGAAGCTCGATGAGGGCGAAGCGATCGTCGACGTGCAGATCTGTACTGAGCGTGACGACGTGCTGCTGACCGGCGCCGGCGGCCAGTGCATCCGCTTCCCGGTCCCCGACGTGCGCGTGTTCACCGGGCGCACCTCGATGGGCGTGCGCGGCATCGCGCTTGGCGAGGGTGACAAGGTGATTTCGCTGGCGATCCTGCGCCATGTCGAGACCACCTCCGACGAGCGCTCGGCCTATTTGAAGATGCGCCGCGCGGTCGCCGGCGAGGCCGCAAGCGAGGAAGCCCCCGCGGATGCCGAGGCGGAGGAGACGTCGGGCAGCTTCCAGCTGGCGCAGGAGCGCTATGCCGAGATGTCGGCGGCCGAGCAGGTCGTGCTGACCGTCTCCATCAACGGCTACGGCAAGCGGACCTCATCCTACGAATACCGGACCACGGGCCGCGGCGGCAAAGGCATCGTCGCCATGAGCGTCAACAACCGCAACGGCAACCTGGTGGCCTCGTTCCCGGTGGAAGACGCCGACCAGATCATGCTGGTGACCGACAAGGGCCAGCTGATCCGCTGTCCGGTCGAAGGCATCCGCGTCGCCGGCCGATCGACGCAAGGCGTGATCGTGTTCGACACCGCCGAGGACGAGCACGTCGTCTCGGTCGAGCACATCACGGAAGAGGCCGAGAACGGCAACGGAGCGAACGGGGAGCCGAACGGAGAGTAA
- the queA gene encoding tRNA preQ1(34) S-adenosylmethionine ribosyltransferase-isomerase QueA has translation MRTDLFDFELPPERIALRPASPRHSARMLVVENGALRDQTIADLPQWLKPGDQLVVNDTKVISAQLRGRRIGRETEPKIEATLIKRLDGSRWQALVKPAKKLIAGDRIRFGNEGKVCLLGHLDAEVEAKGAEGEVTLSFSFHGPALDQAIADLGSPPLPPYIASKRTPDDQDLADYQTMFAAHEGAVAAPTAGLHFTPELEQALGARGVGINRITLHVGAGTFLPVKVDDTDGHTMHAEWGTISAETAERLNTARQNGGRVVAVGTTSLRLLESAAREDGTIQPFTAETSIFITPGYRFRAVDILMTNFHLPKSTLFMLVSAFAGLETMQHAYAHAIASGYRFYSYGDACLLFRAVP, from the coding sequence ATGCGCACCGACCTCTTCGATTTCGAATTGCCGCCCGAGCGCATCGCGTTGCGTCCGGCGAGCCCGCGTCACTCCGCCAGGATGCTGGTGGTCGAGAACGGTGCGCTACGCGACCAGACCATCGCCGATCTACCGCAATGGCTGAAGCCGGGCGACCAGCTCGTCGTCAACGACACCAAGGTGATTTCGGCGCAACTCAGGGGGCGCCGCATTGGTCGCGAAACCGAGCCGAAGATCGAGGCGACGCTGATCAAGCGCCTCGACGGTTCGCGCTGGCAGGCGCTGGTGAAGCCCGCGAAGAAGCTGATTGCCGGCGACCGCATCCGCTTCGGCAATGAAGGCAAGGTCTGCCTGCTCGGCCATCTCGATGCCGAGGTCGAGGCCAAGGGGGCGGAAGGCGAGGTGACGCTGTCATTCTCGTTCCACGGCCCGGCGCTCGACCAGGCCATCGCCGATCTCGGCAGCCCGCCGCTGCCGCCCTACATCGCCTCCAAGCGCACGCCTGACGATCAGGATCTCGCAGATTACCAGACCATGTTCGCGGCCCACGAGGGCGCGGTCGCCGCGCCCACCGCGGGGCTCCACTTTACGCCGGAGCTGGAGCAGGCACTCGGCGCGCGTGGCGTCGGCATCAACCGCATCACGCTGCATGTCGGGGCAGGGACCTTCCTGCCGGTCAAGGTCGACGACACCGACGGCCACACGATGCATGCCGAGTGGGGCACGATCTCGGCCGAGACCGCGGAGCGGCTCAACACAGCACGACAAAACGGCGGACGCGTTGTCGCCGTCGGCACGACGTCACTGCGGCTGCTCGAAAGCGCAGCGCGTGAAGACGGCACCATCCAGCCGTTCACGGCCGAGACCTCGATCTTCATCACGCCCGGCTATCGCTTCCGCGCCGTCGATATCCTGATGACGAATTTCCATCTGCCGAAGTCGACGCTGTTCATGCTGGTGTCGGCCTTTGCGGGCCTGGAGACGATGCAGCACGCCTACGCGCATGCAATCGCGAGCGGATATCGGTTCTATTCGTATGGGGATGCGTGTTTGTTGTTTCGCGCAGTGCCGTAG
- a CDS encoding peptidylprolyl isomerase: MSVTENTLILETTQGPVTIEMRPDLAPGHVARIKELVREGFYDGIVFHRVIDGFMAQTGCPHGTGTGGSGKKLKAEFNKEPHVRGTTSMARAASPDSGDSQFFICFDDARFLDNQYTVWGKVTEGMENVDKIKRGEPVQNPDKIVKARMAADKE, encoded by the coding sequence ATGAGCGTCACCGAAAACACATTGATCCTCGAGACCACGCAGGGCCCCGTCACCATCGAGATGCGGCCTGACCTCGCGCCCGGCCATGTCGCGCGCATCAAGGAGCTGGTCCGCGAAGGCTTCTACGACGGCATCGTGTTCCATCGCGTGATCGACGGCTTCATGGCGCAGACCGGCTGCCCGCACGGCACCGGCACCGGCGGCTCCGGCAAGAAGCTGAAGGCCGAGTTCAACAAGGAGCCGCATGTGCGCGGCACCACCTCGATGGCGCGCGCCGCAAGCCCCGATTCCGGCGACAGCCAGTTCTTCATCTGCTTCGACGACGCCCGCTTCCTCGACAACCAGTACACGGTGTGGGGCAAGGTGACCGAGGGCATGGAAAACGTCGACAAGATCAAGCGCGGCGAGCCGGTGCAGAACCCGGACAAGATCGTCAAGGCGCGGATGGCCGCCGACAAGGAGTAA
- a CDS encoding aspartate-semialdehyde dehydrogenase, with amino-acid sequence MEDTVSNDPVVAIVGVTGAVGAEFIATMDKRGFRVGKLKALASARSAGKTVSFRGQNVVIEELTERAFEGVDIALFSAGSGISKKFAPIAVKAGAVVVDNSSAFRMDPNVPLVIPEVNGNRIRDHKGIIANPNCAAITALVPLWPIHQKNRIKRVIISTYQAASGAGAAAMDELVESTRANLNGQVYTPKVMPHPYAFNLFNHNTAVDPETGYNDEETKVIKETRKIFEDEKIAIGVTCVRVPVLRAHCEAITFECEKPITEDQVRAIMAQAPGVKVVDDRVKNYFPMPIDASGQDDVLVGRIRKDLSDPSGHSISMFVAADQLLKGAALNAVQIAELLPQRVMA; translated from the coding sequence ATGGAGGACACTGTGAGTAACGATCCCGTCGTCGCGATTGTCGGCGTCACCGGTGCGGTGGGCGCCGAATTCATCGCCACCATGGACAAGCGCGGCTTTCGCGTCGGCAAGCTCAAGGCGCTCGCCAGCGCCCGCTCCGCCGGCAAGACGGTGTCGTTCCGCGGCCAGAACGTCGTCATCGAGGAGCTGACCGAGCGCGCCTTCGAGGGCGTCGACATCGCGCTGTTCTCCGCCGGCAGCGGCATCTCCAAGAAGTTCGCGCCGATCGCGGTCAAGGCCGGCGCCGTCGTCGTCGACAACTCCTCCGCCTTCCGCATGGACCCGAACGTGCCGCTGGTGATCCCCGAGGTCAACGGCAACCGGATCCGCGACCACAAGGGCATCATTGCCAACCCGAACTGCGCCGCGATCACAGCACTTGTGCCGCTCTGGCCGATCCACCAGAAGAACCGCATCAAGCGCGTGATCATCTCGACCTACCAGGCCGCAAGCGGCGCCGGTGCCGCCGCGATGGACGAGCTCGTCGAATCCACGCGCGCCAATCTCAATGGGCAGGTCTATACGCCCAAGGTGATGCCGCATCCCTACGCCTTCAACCTCTTCAACCACAACACGGCGGTCGATCCCGAGACCGGCTACAACGACGAAGAGACCAAGGTCATCAAGGAAACCCGCAAGATCTTCGAGGACGAGAAGATCGCCATCGGCGTCACCTGTGTGCGCGTGCCGGTGCTGCGCGCCCATTGCGAGGCCATCACCTTCGAATGCGAGAAGCCGATCACCGAAGACCAGGTCCGCGCCATCATGGCGCAAGCGCCCGGCGTGAAGGTCGTCGACGATCGCGTGAAGAACTACTTCCCGATGCCGATCGACGCTTCGGGCCAGGACGACGTCCTGGTCGGCCGCATCCGCAAGGACCTCAGCGACCCTAGCGGCCATTCGATCTCGATGTTCGTCGCGGCCGATCAGCTGCTCAAGGGCGCAGCGCTCAACGCAGTGCAGATCGCCGAGCTGTTGCCGCAGCGGGTGATGGCGTAA
- a CDS encoding peptidylprolyl isomerase translates to MIRRLAILATMFVALIGAVPATAQQLPANLDKANALVIDTTKGRIVIKLRTDLAPQHAERLKQLAREGFYNNVPFHRVMDGFMAQTGDGQNGNGTGGSKYPNLKQEFSKVHFARGIVGMARRGDSVDTANSQFFIMFADGGSLDGQYTVVGEVVQGMDVVDKLKKAPAGSPGGTVTDPDKMVKVQVASDIK, encoded by the coding sequence ATGATCCGTCGTCTCGCAATCCTTGCCACGATGTTCGTCGCGCTGATTGGCGCAGTCCCGGCGACGGCGCAGCAACTGCCGGCCAATCTCGACAAGGCCAATGCGCTCGTCATCGATACCACCAAGGGCCGCATCGTCATCAAGCTCCGGACCGACCTTGCGCCGCAGCACGCCGAGCGCCTCAAGCAGCTCGCGCGCGAGGGCTTTTACAACAACGTTCCGTTCCACCGCGTGATGGACGGCTTCATGGCCCAGACCGGCGACGGCCAGAACGGCAACGGCACCGGCGGCTCCAAATATCCGAACCTGAAGCAGGAATTCTCCAAGGTCCATTTCGCCCGCGGCATCGTCGGCATGGCCCGGCGCGGCGACAGCGTCGATACCGCCAACTCGCAGTTCTTCATCATGTTCGCCGACGGCGGCAGTCTCGATGGCCAGTACACCGTGGTCGGCGAGGTCGTGCAGGGCATGGATGTGGTCGACAAGCTGAAGAAGGCACCGGCCGGCTCGCCCGGCGGCACCGTCACCGATCCCGACAAGATGGTGAAGGTGCAGGTCGCCTCCGACATCAAGTAG